From Daucus carota subsp. sativus chromosome 6, DH1 v3.0, whole genome shotgun sequence, the proteins below share one genomic window:
- the LOC108224277 gene encoding uncharacterized protein LOC108224277 isoform X2, whose product MKSGETKFFQELVLYAASAAFSCLVLFVGIRQLDPNREASKKALETKKEIAKRLGRPLIQTNSYEDVIACDVINPDNIEVEFDSIGGLETIKQSLYELVILPLLRPELFSHGKLLGPQKGVLLYGPPGTGKTMLAKAIAKESGAVFINVRIANLMSKWFGDAQKLVAAVFSLAHKLQPAIIFIDEVDSFLGQRRSSDHEALTNMKTEFMALWDGFTTDQNARVMVLAATNRPSELDEAILRRLPQAFEIGIPDRRGRVEILKVILKGERVENSIDYDHIAGLCDGYTGSDLLELCKQAAYFPIRDLLNAEKSGNGSSEPRPLSQLDLEKVLATTRKTRAAASEYTRVSSQSTGWSGNNREPDDYQ is encoded by the exons ATGAAGTCAGGTGAAACAAAGTTTTTCCAAGAATTGGTCTTGTATGCAGCTAGCGCAGCTTTTAGTTGCCTCGTTTTGTTTGTGGGTATCCGTCAGCTTGACCCGAACCGAGAGGCCTCCAAGAAAGCCCTTGAGACAAAAAAAGAGATTGCTAAGCGCCTTGGTAGGCCCCTCATTCAGACCAATTCCTATGAG GATGTTATAGCCTGTGATGTTATTAATCCTGATAACATTGAAGTTGAATTTGATTCAATTGGAGGGCTGGAAACTATTAAGCAATCTCTGTATGAACTGGTCATTCTCCCACTTCTTAGGCCGGAGCTTTTCTCGCATGGTAAACTCCTTGGTCCACAGAAAGGTGTGTTGTTATATGGACCTCCAGGCACAGGAAAGACTATGCTCGCAAAAGCTATTGCAAAAGAGTCTGGGGCAGTTTTCATTAACGTAAGAATAGCAAATCTAATGAGCAAGTGGTTTGGTGATGCACAAAAACTTG TGGCTGCTGTATTTAGTTTGGCCCATAAGCTTCAGCCTGctattatatttattgatgaGGTCGACAGCTTTTTGGGCCAGCGCCGTTCCAGTGACCATGAGGCATTAACAAACATGAAGACTGAGTTCATGGCTTTATGGGATGGCTTCACTACTGATC AAAATGCAAGGGTGATGGTTCTTGCTGCCACTAATCGTCCATCAGAGCTTGATGAAGCAATACTTCGACGTCTTCCTCAGgcttttgaaattggaattccTGACCGCAGGGGAAGAGTTGAGATCTTGAAGGTTATCTTGAAGGGAGAGAGAGTGGAGAATTCAATTGACTATGATCACATAGCTGGTTTATGTGATGGGTATACTGGCTCAGATCTTCTTGAGCTCTGCAAGCAGGCTGCCTATTTTCCAATCAGGGACCTCCTTAATGCTGAAAAGAGTGGAAACGGATCTTCG GAACCCAGGCCATTATCACAATTAGATCTGGAGAAAGTTCTTGCTACGACAAGAAAAACCAGGGCTGCTGCTAGTGAATACACCAGGGTAAGCTCACAGTCAACAGGATGGTCAGGCAATAATAGGGAGCCAGACGATTATCAG TGA
- the LOC108224277 gene encoding uncharacterized protein LOC108224277 isoform X1, with translation MKSGETKFFQELVLYAASAAFSCLVLFVGIRQLDPNREASKKALETKKEIAKRLGRPLIQTNSYEDVIACDVINPDNIEVEFDSIGGLETIKQSLYELVILPLLRPELFSHGKLLGPQKGVLLYGPPGTGKTMLAKAIAKESGAVFINVRIANLMSKWFGDAQKLVAAVFSLAHKLQPAIIFIDEVDSFLGQRRSSDHEALTNMKTEFMALWDGFTTDQNARVMVLAATNRPSELDEAILRRLPQAFEIGIPDRRGRVEILKVILKGERVENSIDYDHIAGLCDGYTGSDLLELCKQAAYFPIRDLLNAEKSGNGSSEPRPLSQLDLEKVLATTRKTRAAASEYTRVSSQSTGWSGNNREPDDYQVRAAISELSKLMVSQVLNIQAGDQDP, from the exons ATGAAGTCAGGTGAAACAAAGTTTTTCCAAGAATTGGTCTTGTATGCAGCTAGCGCAGCTTTTAGTTGCCTCGTTTTGTTTGTGGGTATCCGTCAGCTTGACCCGAACCGAGAGGCCTCCAAGAAAGCCCTTGAGACAAAAAAAGAGATTGCTAAGCGCCTTGGTAGGCCCCTCATTCAGACCAATTCCTATGAG GATGTTATAGCCTGTGATGTTATTAATCCTGATAACATTGAAGTTGAATTTGATTCAATTGGAGGGCTGGAAACTATTAAGCAATCTCTGTATGAACTGGTCATTCTCCCACTTCTTAGGCCGGAGCTTTTCTCGCATGGTAAACTCCTTGGTCCACAGAAAGGTGTGTTGTTATATGGACCTCCAGGCACAGGAAAGACTATGCTCGCAAAAGCTATTGCAAAAGAGTCTGGGGCAGTTTTCATTAACGTAAGAATAGCAAATCTAATGAGCAAGTGGTTTGGTGATGCACAAAAACTTG TGGCTGCTGTATTTAGTTTGGCCCATAAGCTTCAGCCTGctattatatttattgatgaGGTCGACAGCTTTTTGGGCCAGCGCCGTTCCAGTGACCATGAGGCATTAACAAACATGAAGACTGAGTTCATGGCTTTATGGGATGGCTTCACTACTGATC AAAATGCAAGGGTGATGGTTCTTGCTGCCACTAATCGTCCATCAGAGCTTGATGAAGCAATACTTCGACGTCTTCCTCAGgcttttgaaattggaattccTGACCGCAGGGGAAGAGTTGAGATCTTGAAGGTTATCTTGAAGGGAGAGAGAGTGGAGAATTCAATTGACTATGATCACATAGCTGGTTTATGTGATGGGTATACTGGCTCAGATCTTCTTGAGCTCTGCAAGCAGGCTGCCTATTTTCCAATCAGGGACCTCCTTAATGCTGAAAAGAGTGGAAACGGATCTTCG GAACCCAGGCCATTATCACAATTAGATCTGGAGAAAGTTCTTGCTACGACAAGAAAAACCAGGGCTGCTGCTAGTGAATACACCAGGGTAAGCTCACAGTCAACAGGATGGTCAGGCAATAATAGGGAGCCAGACGATTATCAGGTGCGAGCTGCAATTAGTGAGCTATCTAAGCTTATGGTGTCCCAAGTTTTGAATATTCAGGCCGGCGACCAAGATCCTTga